From Gimesia panareensis, the proteins below share one genomic window:
- a CDS encoding DUF4838 domain-containing protein: MWKTLLLAGVLWCFAFILESGTAAERFLIRNGQPEAEIVIASPAPRSTRLAAQELQQYLEKISGAKLEIVTKPTGKMPVTILIGTSAQTRQREISAADLKAGAYRIVSGTDWLALLGDDTDFKPIEPWPRNHRDLASGKVQAAWDAITGEHWGYPHSQLYKHYTGSTSLFGTPNEQLVDKAGQVNVWGFDERGSFNAVCGYLRSLGVRWYLPGELGEIVPRQKTIPLPAIDQTVRPDFPLRTINFRFGVYGRDAAMWAMRLGVRQPYGRQAAHGLDHMTHNADTLKNHPEWFALYGGKRDTQPGKRLNQLCYSNEELFQQTVRYVRAQFDHFDMDVVSVMPPDGYTAICQCEHCSGQDTPGRGYRGAFSDYVWEFVNRVAKEVRKTHPDRKISNCAYGTYTLPPEKLDRLEPNVQVIIVGGRRPTSADRESLRQLRSAWRKKTDNPIIIFENYPFTGRGFYLPAFIPHVLGESINETKGNSKGEDIWLTMDFSDKAIGYNHFLIYFTARMYWGGKDQDVDALFNEYCDLFYGPAAPEMREFFLYCEQHWREMEQEADQAARALELFSVAQAKVKPDSVYGRRMALIDQFLNGLRNKSIQLAQKRGPVPVLRLVGDPRGEIKIDGQLDDALWQNCPTASTGSLRELQTGRLPVYGTTIKSRWVGRDLYFAIRCEEEPGTQPRSTTTKNEDQALWYGDAIEILLSTESHSYYQLAINPAGALIDLDRGAEKADWFRWDSQAEVATQAGDGYWTAEVRIPVIQDENDPLHQVIGKRPTVSLPWHINVCRQRIRDNGAEYSAFSPTGTSGFHQPMKFAHFYRGLSHRFEADPSVTDYLIASRKAEKLLQRRKYSAAQEAFVALAKEQGATDLQKSVALQQAAECARNLKNDAQADSLARQIPLEAVQKTVRMQNLLAQREYEELIKQFKSENYASWPFWQVGEAAFARGTAFARLKQGQAAEADLTTALKYTPDPRKRSHILLLLGENRENNLHDDAAALKAYRQNYDGAGRIGAADQFRSIEGAARILTKQGQYDAALQVLARADLKQLTGYWRHEMLLTQARTLAAAGQKQAAQQAYQSVLEDDSAAAGHRQAAETELKQLNAP; encoded by the coding sequence ATGTGGAAAACGCTTCTGCTGGCTGGTGTTCTGTGGTGTTTCGCATTTATTCTGGAGTCGGGAACCGCTGCGGAGCGGTTTCTGATTCGAAATGGTCAGCCGGAAGCGGAAATTGTGATCGCCTCACCCGCACCGCGCAGTACGCGCCTGGCAGCCCAGGAACTGCAACAGTACCTGGAAAAGATCTCCGGGGCGAAGCTGGAAATCGTGACGAAACCTACCGGCAAAATGCCGGTCACAATTCTGATTGGAACGAGCGCGCAGACCAGGCAACGGGAAATTTCAGCAGCGGATCTCAAAGCCGGCGCGTATCGGATTGTTTCCGGCACAGACTGGTTGGCACTGCTGGGCGACGATACCGACTTCAAACCCATTGAACCCTGGCCCCGCAACCATCGTGATCTTGCCAGTGGAAAGGTGCAGGCTGCCTGGGATGCAATCACGGGGGAGCACTGGGGCTATCCACATTCGCAGCTTTACAAGCATTATACCGGCTCCACCAGCCTGTTCGGAACCCCCAATGAACAGCTGGTCGATAAAGCGGGACAGGTCAATGTCTGGGGCTTTGATGAGCGGGGCTCGTTTAATGCCGTGTGTGGGTACTTACGGAGCCTGGGCGTCCGCTGGTACCTGCCCGGCGAACTGGGAGAAATCGTCCCTCGTCAGAAAACGATACCGCTCCCGGCAATCGATCAGACGGTTCGTCCCGATTTTCCCCTGCGAACAATCAATTTCCGCTTTGGCGTCTACGGTCGTGATGCGGCTATGTGGGCCATGCGGCTGGGAGTGCGACAGCCATACGGTCGACAGGCTGCCCACGGTTTGGATCATATGACGCACAATGCAGACACTCTGAAAAATCATCCGGAATGGTTTGCCCTGTATGGCGGTAAACGCGATACACAGCCGGGCAAACGCCTGAACCAGCTCTGCTATTCCAACGAGGAACTGTTCCAACAGACCGTGCGGTATGTGCGGGCTCAGTTTGATCATTTCGATATGGACGTGGTTTCGGTCATGCCCCCCGATGGCTATACCGCCATCTGTCAATGCGAACATTGTTCGGGCCAGGATACGCCGGGGCGTGGCTATCGCGGCGCGTTTTCCGATTATGTCTGGGAATTTGTCAATCGAGTGGCGAAAGAAGTGCGGAAGACGCACCCGGATCGCAAAATCTCCAACTGTGCTTACGGCACCTATACGCTGCCTCCTGAGAAGCTCGACCGGCTGGAACCGAACGTGCAGGTGATTATCGTCGGCGGACGACGTCCCACCAGCGCTGATCGAGAGTCACTCCGTCAACTGCGCAGCGCCTGGCGCAAGAAAACCGACAACCCGATTATTATCTTTGAGAATTATCCCTTTACGGGACGCGGGTTTTATCTGCCGGCCTTCATTCCACACGTTCTGGGAGAGAGCATCAATGAAACTAAGGGGAACTCCAAAGGGGAAGATATCTGGCTCACGATGGATTTCAGCGATAAAGCCATCGGCTACAACCACTTTCTGATTTACTTTACCGCGCGGATGTACTGGGGCGGGAAAGACCAGGATGTCGACGCCCTGTTTAACGAATACTGCGATCTGTTTTACGGCCCTGCCGCACCCGAAATGCGGGAATTCTTCCTCTACTGTGAACAACACTGGCGCGAGATGGAGCAGGAAGCAGACCAGGCAGCGCGGGCACTGGAACTGTTCTCTGTGGCCCAGGCTAAAGTTAAACCCGATTCTGTTTACGGCAGACGCATGGCGCTCATCGATCAGTTCTTGAACGGGCTGCGAAATAAGAGCATCCAGCTGGCACAGAAACGGGGTCCCGTGCCTGTGTTGCGGCTCGTCGGTGATCCCCGGGGAGAAATCAAAATCGATGGTCAACTGGACGACGCACTCTGGCAGAACTGTCCGACCGCCTCCACAGGATCACTCCGCGAACTGCAGACGGGCAGACTTCCTGTTTACGGCACGACCATCAAGTCACGCTGGGTAGGCCGTGATCTCTATTTTGCCATCCGCTGTGAAGAAGAACCGGGGACGCAGCCACGCAGTACCACAACGAAAAATGAAGATCAGGCCCTCTGGTATGGCGATGCCATCGAAATCCTCCTGAGCACCGAATCACACAGTTACTACCAGTTGGCGATCAATCCTGCGGGGGCTCTGATCGATCTGGACCGCGGCGCTGAGAAAGCAGACTGGTTCCGCTGGGATTCCCAGGCAGAAGTCGCCACGCAGGCAGGCGATGGCTACTGGACCGCGGAAGTGCGGATTCCCGTCATTCAAGATGAAAATGACCCGCTGCACCAGGTCATCGGGAAAAGACCGACGGTCAGTCTCCCCTGGCACATCAATGTCTGTCGTCAACGAATTCGGGACAATGGTGCGGAATATTCTGCCTTCTCCCCGACGGGAACTTCCGGTTTTCATCAGCCCATGAAATTTGCTCACTTTTATCGGGGGCTGTCCCATCGGTTCGAAGCCGATCCGAGCGTCACGGATTATCTGATCGCCAGTCGCAAAGCAGAAAAACTACTCCAGCGGCGGAAGTATTCCGCAGCTCAGGAGGCCTTTGTGGCGCTGGCGAAAGAACAAGGTGCAACGGATCTGCAAAAATCAGTCGCTCTGCAGCAGGCAGCAGAGTGTGCCCGGAATCTGAAAAACGACGCCCAGGCCGACTCCCTGGCCAGGCAGATTCCCCTCGAAGCGGTTCAGAAGACGGTACGTATGCAGAACCTGCTCGCACAACGAGAATATGAGGAACTGATCAAACAGTTCAAGTCAGAAAACTATGCCTCCTGGCCGTTCTGGCAAGTGGGAGAAGCAGCCTTTGCCCGGGGAACCGCCTTTGCGAGATTAAAACAGGGACAAGCTGCAGAAGCCGACCTTACCACCGCACTGAAATATACACCAGACCCGCGCAAGAGATCACATATACTTCTTCTACTGGGTGAAAACCGGGAGAACAACCTGCACGATGATGCCGCGGCTCTGAAAGCGTATCGCCAGAATTATGACGGGGCAGGACGCATTGGCGCTGCAGATCAGTTCCGTTCAATCGAGGGAGCTGCACGAATTCTCACAAAGCAGGGGCAATATGACGCCGCACTGCAGGTCCTCGCACGGGCGGATCTCAAACAGCTGACAGGCTACTGGCGTCACGAAATGCTGTTAACACAGGCCCGCACTCTGGCTGCTGCGGGCCAGAAACAGGCCGCGCAGCAGGCGTATCAGAGTGTGCTTGAAGACGACTCCGCCGCAGCAGGGCATCGCCAGGCAGCGGAAACAGAACTAAAACAGCTGAATGCGCCCTGA